A window of Longimicrobium sp. genomic DNA:
GGCTGCCCAAGGCGCTGGTGCCGGTGATGGCGGCCATCATGACGCCGGTGGAGCTGCTGGGGAAGTTCGCCAAGCCGTTCGCGCTGTCGGTGCGTCTGATGGCCAACATGATGGCCGGCCACATCGTGCTGCTGTCGCTGTTCAGCGTGGCGCTGATGTTCGGCGGCGCGCTGATGGCCGGGCCCTTCGTGATGGCCGCGGCGCTGATGTTCCTGGAGCTGTTCGTGGCGTTCCTGCAGGCCTACGTGTTCGTGGTGCTGAGCAGCGTGTTCATCGGCCTGATGCGCCACGCGCACTGACGCGTCGAAGGAGGGTCTGCGGAGGCACCTGAAGCCTTCGCCGGCGGGGAAGGGCTCGACCCCCGTCGTACAGTACCCGGGACCAGGGGCAGCCCGGGGAGGCGCCGACCAGGCGCCGCGGCACCGCCGCCGAGCAGAGGCCCAGAACCGACTGATTCTCACACGTTACGGAGATACTGACATGCAGGCTGAAATCGGATCGCTCGCGAATGGCCTGATGGGCGCCGGCCTGGGTGCCGGCCTCGCCATCATCGGCGCCGGCCTGGGCATCGGCCTCATCGGCCGCGGCGCCACCGAGGGCATGGCCCGCCAGCCGGAGATCGCCGGCAACATCCAGACGGCCGGCATCATCCTGGCGGCGCTGATCGAGGGCGCCACCTTCTTCGCGCTGATCGTCTGCCTGCTGATCAACAACACGGTCGGCGGCGCGCTGGGCTGAGGCAGGAACGCTCGTGTGGAGGGGAGGCCCGGCCTCCCCTCCCGCCTTTGCATTTGGACTGACTGAAACGCTCGCAGACGCCATGACTCTCAAGCCGTGGGCCCTCGCCGGCCTTGCACTGCTCCAGGCCACGCCGCTGTACGCCGCCGAAGAAGGCGGCGGGCCGCTGGCCATCAATACCGCGCTGATCATCTGGACCTTCCTGATCTTCGGGATCGTCCTGGTCGTGCTGTCGCGCACCGCGTGGCCCGCCATCCTGGGTGCGGTGGAGCAGCGCGAGACCCACATCCGCGAGCTGCTGGAAGGCGCCGAGCGCGACCGCGCCGCCGCCGCCGCCGCCGCCGAGGAGAACCGGCGTCTGCTGGAGGAAACGCGCGCCAAGGCCCACGAGGCCATCAACGAGGCCCGCCTGCAGGGCGAGGCCATGCGCGCCGAGGTGCTGGCCACCTCACGCCGCGAGCAGCAGGAGATGATGGAGCGCGCCCGCCGCGACATCGCCGCCGAGCGCGAGGGCGCGCTGGAGTCGGTGCGCCGCGAGGCCGTGGACCTGGCCATCCGCGCCGCCGAAAAGCTGGTGCGCCGCTCGCTGGACGCCGAAGACAACCGCCGCCTGGTGCGCGAGTACCTGGCCGGCGTGGGCGCCCGCGCGGAGGCCTGAGCCGTGCGCTCCGAGCTGATCGCCCGCAACTACGCCGAAACGCTGCTGGACCTGGCCGACCGCAACGGCGGCCCGGCCGCCATGGACCAGTTCGCGGCGGCGCTCGACGAGGTGGCCGGGCTGGTGCAGTCGGACCCGCGCGTGCGCCAGTTCCTGGAAACGCCCCGCGTGCCGGCCGCCGAAAAGAAGAAGGCGCTGCGCGCCGCGCTGGCGGGCCGCGCCCCCGAGCTCTTCCTGCGCTTCGTGAGCGTGCTGGTCGACAAGCGCCGCCAGACGCTGCTGCCGGAGATCGCCGAGGCCTTCCGCGGCCTGGTGGACGAGCGCATGGGCCGGGTGCGGGTGCAGGTGGCCATCAGCCACCTTCCCGACGAGGCCCTGCAGGCCGAGATCGGCAACGCGCTCGCGCTTCGCCTGGGCCGCGCGGTGATCCCCACCTTCACGGTGGAGCCCGACCTGCTGGGCGGCATGGTGGTGCAGGTGGGCGACGAGATCCTGGACGGCTCGGTGCGGTCCAGTGCCGCGCGGCTGCGCCGCGCGATGATGGCGGCCCAGCTGCCGCCCAGCGCGGCGCCGGCCGCCCTCTGACGGGCGCCCCCGCGGGCGAACGGACGGGCGGGTTCGGGTTACAGGACGCAACGAGAAACGACTGAAGGACTTAACGGCCGCTCCGGCTTTGCGCCGGACCGCTCAACGAGGATAGCAACGATGGCGACGGTCGAATCCCAGCTTCGCGCAAGCGAGATCAAGAACGTGCTGCTCGGCGAGATCGAGCAGTACGAGGACGCGCTCCAGGCGGAGCAGGTAGGCTCGGTGCTCGAGGTGAAGGACGGCATCGCGCGCGTCTACGGCCTGATGGGCACCATGGCCAGCGAGATGCTCGAGATCACCAGCTCGGAAACGGGTGAATCGGTGACCGCGCTGGCGCTGAACCTGGAAGAAGACAACATCGGCGCGGTGATCCTGGGCGACTGGACGCAGCTTCACGAGGGCGACCAGGCACGCCGTACGGGCCGCGTGCTCGACATCCCCGTGGGCCCCGAGTTCCTGGGCCGCGTGGTGAACCCGCTGGGCGAGCCCATCGACGGCAAGGGCCCCATCAAGGGCGTCACCCGCCGCCAGGTCGACATCGTGGCTCCCGGCATCGTGCTGCGGAAGCCGGTGGGCGAGCCCATGCAGACGGGCGTCAAGGCCATCGACGCGCTGATCCCCATCGGGCGCGGCCAGCGCGAGCTGATCATCGGCGACCGCGGCACGGGCAAGACGGCCATCGCCATCGACACCATCATCAACCAGAAGGGCCAGGGCGTCGTCTGCGTGTACGTCGCCATCGGCCAGAAGGCCTCGACGGTGGCGGGCGTGGTCAGCCGCCTGAGCAACGCGGGCGCCATGGACTACACCATCGTGGTGGCGGCCACCGCGTCGGACCCGGCCCCCATGCAGTACATCGCGCCGTACGCGGGCACCGCGCTGGCCGAGTACTTCATGTACACCAAGAACGAAGAGGGCAAGGGCATGCCCACCCTCTGCGTGTACGACGACCTCTCCAAGCAGGCCGTGGCGTACCGGCAGATGTCGCTGGTGCTGCGCCGTCCCCCCGGCCGCGAGGCGTACCCGGGCGACGTGTTCTACCTGCACAGCCGCCTGCTGGAGCGCGCGGCCAAGCTGAGCGACGCCGAGGGCGGCGGCTCGCTGACCGCGCTGCCGATCATCGAGACGCAGGCCGGTGACGTGTCGGCGTACATTCCGACCAACGTGATCTCGATCACGGACGGCCAGATTTTCCTGGAAAGCAACCTGTTCTACTCGGGCGTGCGCCCGGCGGTGAACGTGGGCATCTCGGTGTCGCGCGTGGGCGGCGCGGCGCAGATCAAGGCCATGAAGAAGGTGGCCGGCAAGCTCAAGGGCGAGCTGGCGCAGTACCGCGAGCTGGAGGCGTTCGCCGCCTTCGGATCCGAGCTCGACGCGGTGACGCAGCGCCAGCTGGCGCGCGGCGCCCGCTCGGTCGAGGTGCTCAAGCAGGGGCAGTACCAGCCGATGCCGGTGGAGAACCAGGTTGCCATCATCTACGCGCTGACCAACGGCTACCTCGACAACGTCGACCTGCCGCAGGTGAAGGCGTGGGAGCGCGACTTCCACGTGTACCTGCGCACGCAGCACCCGCAGATCCTGGACGGCATCCGCACGGCGCGCGAGCTGACGGCGGACGGCGAGACGGCGCTGAAGGCCGCGCTGGAGCGCTACGCCGAGCTGTTCGCCGACCCGCACTCGCCGGTGGGCACCGACAACTACGCCGACAGCGCCATCCTCACGGAAACGGACGCCGACCGGCACATGTCGGAAGAGCAGCTGCGCATGGCGTCGCGCCCCGAGGCGAACGCCGCGTCCGCCCGGCAGAGCTACTGACGGTGCGAAAGTGCGAAGGTGCGAAAGTGCGAGAGTAACCGCGCACTTTCGCACTCTCGCACTCTCGCACTCTCGCACTTGACCTAGACGAAAATGGCCAAGGCCAGAGAACTGAAGGGCCGGATCCGCTCGGTCCAGAACACGCGCAAGATCACGCGGACGATGGAGATGGTTTCCACGTCCAAGCTGAAGCGCGCGCAGGACCGCGTCGAGGCGGCGCGGCCCTACGCCGAGCGCTTGGCGGGGGTCATCGGCCGGCTGCTGACGCCCGAGCTGGCGGCCCGCTACCCGCTGCTGCGCCAGCCGGAGCGGGTGCGGCGCGCGGCCGTGCTGCTGCTGACCAGCAACCGCGGCCTGGCGGGCGCCTTCAACGCCAACCTGATCCGCGAAACCCGCGGCCTGCTGGCGCGCCTTCGCTCCGAGGGCGCCGAGGTGGAGCTTCACGCGGCGGGGAAGAAGGGCATCGGCTTCTTCCGCTATCAGGGCGAAACCCTGCGGACCGCGGCGTCGGACATCAGCGACCGCCCGGGCGCCGCGGATGCGCAGCGGCTGGTGGACGGGCTGATGGAGCAGTTCA
This region includes:
- a CDS encoding ATP synthase F0 subunit C, translating into MQAEIGSLANGLMGAGLGAGLAIIGAGLGIGLIGRGATEGMARQPEIAGNIQTAGIILAALIEGATFFALIVCLLINNTVGGALG
- the atpF gene encoding F0F1 ATP synthase subunit B, encoding MTLKPWALAGLALLQATPLYAAEEGGGPLAINTALIIWTFLIFGIVLVVLSRTAWPAILGAVEQRETHIRELLEGAERDRAAAAAAAEENRRLLEETRAKAHEAINEARLQGEAMRAEVLATSRREQQEMMERARRDIAAEREGALESVRREAVDLAIRAAEKLVRRSLDAEDNRRLVREYLAGVGARAEA
- the atpH gene encoding ATP synthase F1 subunit delta, translated to MRSELIARNYAETLLDLADRNGGPAAMDQFAAALDEVAGLVQSDPRVRQFLETPRVPAAEKKKALRAALAGRAPELFLRFVSVLVDKRRQTLLPEIAEAFRGLVDERMGRVRVQVAISHLPDEALQAEIGNALALRLGRAVIPTFTVEPDLLGGMVVQVGDEILDGSVRSSAARLRRAMMAAQLPPSAAPAAL
- the atpA gene encoding F0F1 ATP synthase subunit alpha, which codes for MATVESQLRASEIKNVLLGEIEQYEDALQAEQVGSVLEVKDGIARVYGLMGTMASEMLEITSSETGESVTALALNLEEDNIGAVILGDWTQLHEGDQARRTGRVLDIPVGPEFLGRVVNPLGEPIDGKGPIKGVTRRQVDIVAPGIVLRKPVGEPMQTGVKAIDALIPIGRGQRELIIGDRGTGKTAIAIDTIINQKGQGVVCVYVAIGQKASTVAGVVSRLSNAGAMDYTIVVAATASDPAPMQYIAPYAGTALAEYFMYTKNEEGKGMPTLCVYDDLSKQAVAYRQMSLVLRRPPGREAYPGDVFYLHSRLLERAAKLSDAEGGGSLTALPIIETQAGDVSAYIPTNVISITDGQIFLESNLFYSGVRPAVNVGISVSRVGGAAQIKAMKKVAGKLKGELAQYRELEAFAAFGSELDAVTQRQLARGARSVEVLKQGQYQPMPVENQVAIIYALTNGYLDNVDLPQVKAWERDFHVYLRTQHPQILDGIRTARELTADGETALKAALERYAELFADPHSPVGTDNYADSAILTETDADRHMSEEQLRMASRPEANAASARQSY
- the atpG gene encoding ATP synthase F1 subunit gamma, with product MAKARELKGRIRSVQNTRKITRTMEMVSTSKLKRAQDRVEAARPYAERLAGVIGRLLTPELAARYPLLRQPERVRRAAVLLLTSNRGLAGAFNANLIRETRGLLARLRSEGAEVELHAAGKKGIGFFRYQGETLRTAASDISDRPGAADAQRLVDGLMEQFIAGELDAVYVVYAKFNSALSTPPTTMQLLPVAPPEGGQGGDADYILEPSGDEILGRILPLYVRNSVYRALVETIAGFYGAQRTAMKNATDNAGDMLEGLTRTYNRVRQA